The Pseudomonas kermanshahensis genome includes a window with the following:
- a CDS encoding SlyX family protein, translating to MSSESRIIELETRQAFQDDTLQALNDVVVEQGRVIERLQLQMAELLKRYEEMVGQYGSEGEEAPPPHY from the coding sequence GTGTCCTCTGAATCGCGAATCATCGAGCTGGAAACCCGCCAGGCCTTCCAGGACGACACGCTTCAGGCGCTCAATGATGTAGTGGTCGAGCAAGGGCGTGTGATCGAGCGCCTGCAACTGCAGATGGCCGAGCTGCTCAAGCGTTACGAAGAAATGGTGGGGCAATACGGCAGCGAAGGTGAAGAGGCGCCGCCCCCTCATTATTGA
- a CDS encoding FmdB family zinc ribbon protein yields MPLYDYQCASCEHRMEVLQKISAAPLTDCPACQAPALKKLLSVPGFRLSGTGWYETDFKTGAKKNLAGGDKAD; encoded by the coding sequence ATGCCCCTTTATGACTATCAATGTGCGTCCTGCGAGCACCGCATGGAAGTGCTGCAGAAGATCAGCGCTGCGCCGCTGACCGATTGCCCGGCCTGTCAGGCGCCGGCACTGAAGAAGCTGCTGTCGGTACCCGGCTTTCGTCTGAGCGGCACCGGCTGGTACGAAACCGACTTCAAGACCGGGGCCAAAAAGAACCTTGCAGGCGGCGACAAAGCCGACTGA
- a CDS encoding cold-shock protein, protein MFKIVHLVTGVAALLLSLIPSLKTDATPFLQQPDAVYLALLGLLNLVLAPVVPLYYRGARQQLQHLACALLVVAVVLQTLTLLARPEMGNLAALVCAALAVALHLAAGFARANRKARTSQSAPLEAGNRDTGTVKWFNTSKGFGFISRDSGDDIFVHFRAIRGEGHRILVEGQRVEFSVMHRDKGLQAEDVVAVTRR, encoded by the coding sequence ATGTTCAAGATCGTCCATCTGGTGACGGGCGTAGCGGCTTTGCTGCTATCGCTCATACCCAGCCTGAAAACCGACGCAACACCCTTCCTGCAGCAACCCGACGCGGTCTACCTGGCACTGCTCGGCCTGCTTAACCTGGTATTGGCCCCGGTCGTGCCGCTGTATTACCGAGGCGCCCGGCAACAATTGCAGCACCTGGCTTGCGCCTTGCTGGTGGTGGCCGTGGTATTGCAGACCCTGACGCTGCTGGCTCGCCCCGAGATGGGCAACCTGGCCGCCCTGGTCTGCGCGGCATTGGCCGTGGCGCTGCACCTGGCTGCGGGCTTCGCCCGAGCCAACCGAAAAGCCCGCACCAGCCAAAGCGCCCCCTTGGAGGCCGGCAACCGCGATACGGGCACCGTCAAGTGGTTCAACACGTCCAAAGGCTTTGGCTTCATTTCCCGCGATTCGGGCGATGACATCTTTGTGCACTTCCGCGCCATCCGCGGCGAAGGCCACCGCATTCTGGTCGAAGGCCAACGCGTCGAGTTTTCGGTCATGCACCGTGACAAAGGCCTGCAGGCCGAAGATGTGGTCGCGGTAACCCGTCGCTGA
- a CDS encoding Dps family protein, protein MAIDIGISEEDRKSIVDGLSRLLSDTYVLYLKTHNFHWNVTGPSFRTLHLMFEEQYNELALAVDSIAERIRALGFPAPGSYAFYARHSSIKEEEGVPAAEEMIRQLVQGQEAVVRTARSIFPVVDKVSDEPTADLLTQRMQVHEKTAWMLRVLLDGQ, encoded by the coding sequence ATGGCAATTGATATCGGTATCAGTGAGGAAGATCGCAAGTCCATCGTCGATGGGCTGTCCCGCCTGTTGTCGGATACCTACGTGCTGTATCTGAAAACCCATAACTTTCACTGGAACGTCACCGGTCCGTCGTTCCGTACCCTGCACCTGATGTTCGAAGAGCAATACAACGAGCTGGCGCTGGCGGTGGACTCGATTGCCGAGCGGATCCGTGCCTTGGGCTTCCCGGCACCGGGGTCCTATGCTTTTTATGCGCGGCATTCTTCGATCAAGGAAGAGGAGGGCGTGCCGGCCGCGGAGGAGATGATACGTCAGCTGGTGCAGGGCCAGGAGGCGGTCGTGCGCACCGCGCGCAGCATCTTCCCGGTGGTGGACAAGGTCAGCGATGAACCGACCGCCGACCTGTTGACTCAGCGTATGCAGGTGCACGAGAAGACCGCCTGGATGCTGCGCGTCTTGCTGGACGGCCAATAG
- a CDS encoding ribbon-helix-helix domain-containing protein: MMQQDKRGGGQGRWPGKQCVDPFKADFDMLQIRPVSRSVRFNGFSTCLRLEAVYWGILERIAEANRCSVSAVLSYVDREVHLRQGGVRNFSGLIRVICVAWLLDPPSAR; the protein is encoded by the coding sequence ATGATGCAACAAGACAAGCGAGGCGGTGGTCAGGGGCGTTGGCCGGGCAAGCAATGCGTTGACCCCTTCAAGGCCGACTTCGACATGCTACAGATCAGGCCGGTGTCGCGCTCGGTCCGGTTCAACGGGTTTTCCACCTGCCTGCGCCTGGAAGCGGTCTACTGGGGGATCCTGGAGCGTATCGCCGAGGCCAACCGCTGCTCGGTCAGCGCGGTGTTGTCCTACGTGGACCGCGAGGTGCATCTGCGCCAGGGCGGGGTGCGCAACTTCAGTGGCCTGATTCGCGTTATCTGCGTCGCCTGGTTGCTTGATCCGCCGAGTGCACGCTGA
- a CDS encoding HIT family protein, producing MVEMDSRLQQDTFVLGDFPLCRVLLSKDANYPWFILVPRRPGVSELFDLSQEDQVQLWKETTYLAEALKGEFKADKMNVATLGNVVSQMHMHVIVRHTHDAAWPAPVWGKVPAVEYAPGQVDAIGQRLRALLNDDYQQVA from the coding sequence GTGGTTGAGATGGATTCGCGTTTGCAGCAAGACACATTTGTACTTGGAGACTTCCCGTTGTGCCGTGTATTGCTCAGCAAAGACGCCAATTACCCCTGGTTCATCCTGGTGCCTCGTCGCCCTGGGGTGAGCGAATTGTTCGACTTGAGCCAGGAAGACCAGGTGCAGTTGTGGAAAGAAACCACGTACTTGGCTGAGGCGCTGAAGGGCGAATTCAAGGCTGACAAGATGAACGTTGCCACCCTGGGTAACGTTGTCAGCCAGATGCACATGCACGTCATTGTCCGTCACACGCATGACGCCGCTTGGCCAGCGCCGGTATGGGGCAAAGTGCCCGCCGTCGAGTATGCGCCGGGGCAAGTCGACGCCATTGGTCAGCGCCTGCGCGCGCTGCTCAACGATGACTACCAGCAGGTGGCCTGA